In Desulfosediminicola ganghwensis, a single window of DNA contains:
- a CDS encoding thiamine biosynthesis protein gives MTKVKALSLFSGGLDSILATRVVMAQGVEVTAVKFVSPFFNYDILDDIEGYKEQVRDKYGINAMVVDISEEYLEMLRQPAYGFGKNFNPCVDCKIFMVSRAKQMMAELGASFLITGEVLGQRPMSQRRDTLNVISRDSESRSILLRPLCAKLMAPTLAEEEGWVDREKLLNFSGRGRSSQIALAKEYGITDFPSPAGGCTLADPILSRRIKNFYNDGFVVKSSDMTVTDILLLLVGRQFLLPGGGWLMLGRDEKDNTRLSSLAEEGDAVLGMEQQPGPIALLRRADTFYAGPEDLQKDLELAASLVVRYGKKIKGKPPEADVTCRLAGKKETITIGPIADEISRAWML, from the coding sequence ATGACGAAGGTTAAAGCGCTGTCTCTATTTTCGGGCGGCTTGGACTCTATTCTGGCAACTCGAGTTGTTATGGCGCAAGGGGTTGAGGTCACTGCGGTAAAATTTGTTTCACCTTTTTTCAATTATGACATTCTTGATGATATAGAAGGGTATAAGGAACAAGTCCGGGATAAATATGGAATAAACGCCATGGTTGTCGACATCAGTGAGGAATACCTCGAGATGTTGCGCCAACCGGCCTACGGTTTCGGCAAGAACTTCAATCCGTGTGTGGACTGCAAGATTTTCATGGTCTCAAGGGCCAAGCAGATGATGGCCGAACTGGGAGCGTCGTTTCTTATCACCGGCGAGGTCCTGGGGCAACGGCCTATGTCTCAGAGAAGGGATACCCTGAATGTGATAAGCCGTGACTCCGAAAGTCGCTCCATTTTGTTGCGGCCGCTCTGTGCCAAACTGATGGCACCTACTCTCGCTGAGGAAGAGGGGTGGGTTGATCGCGAGAAACTACTGAACTTCAGTGGCAGAGGTCGATCAAGTCAGATAGCGCTGGCCAAAGAGTATGGCATCACCGACTTCCCCTCGCCGGCTGGAGGCTGCACCCTGGCTGACCCTATTCTCAGCAGGCGGATCAAGAATTTCTATAACGACGGCTTTGTCGTAAAATCGTCGGATATGACGGTTACCGACATCCTGCTGCTGCTGGTTGGCAGACAGTTTCTGTTGCCGGGTGGTGGTTGGCTGATGCTGGGCCGCGACGAAAAAGATAACACCAGACTGTCGTCGCTTGCCGAAGAGGGAGATGCCGTGTTGGGGATGGAGCAGCAGCCCGGGCCGATAGCTCTTCTGCGCCGTGCCGATACTTTTTACGCAGGTCCGGAAGATCTCCAGAAGGATCTGGAACTTGCCGCAAGCCTGGTGGTTCGCTATGGTAAGAAGATCAAAGGTAAACCGCCTGAGGCGGATGTTACCTGCAGGCTGGCAGGAAAGAAGGAGACGATAACTATCGGGCCGATTGCCGATGAGATTTCCCGTGCCTGGATGCTCTAG
- a CDS encoding AEC family transporter, translating to MSTLLQNFSIVLPVFLVIVVGYCLKHTRLIDASFLFQLNRLVFYVALPTMLFHKIASNDFQASFNPRLLFGVLAIIVTSAILSYGYGLFRKYPPQKLGAFCQGIFRGNVAYFGLAIIFNAWGETGFATAGIIIGFLVPPMNFLAVMAMLLPMRSSDHTMGSAFWMYQFAFNPLIISSFLGIAWSYFDLPLPAVIDSSMDIIAGMALPLALIAIGGSFSPQRLKGDIVTASLATIMKIIVMPLVAIPLLLALGVTGQDLGVGIILLAAPTATAAFIMAQQLKSDVELTGTIIMLSSLCSVATYTGLLYLLSILNL from the coding sequence ATGTCCACCTTACTACAAAACTTTTCTATAGTTCTGCCGGTCTTTCTGGTAATTGTCGTCGGCTACTGCTTAAAGCACACCAGACTGATTGATGCCAGTTTTCTTTTTCAGTTGAATAGACTGGTCTTTTATGTGGCACTGCCCACCATGCTGTTTCACAAAATCGCCTCGAACGACTTTCAGGCCAGCTTCAACCCCCGGCTGCTGTTCGGCGTGCTGGCCATTATCGTGACTTCAGCAATCCTCAGTTATGGCTACGGGCTGTTCAGAAAATATCCGCCTCAAAAACTCGGGGCCTTTTGCCAGGGAATCTTTCGGGGCAATGTCGCTTATTTTGGTTTGGCTATCATTTTCAATGCCTGGGGAGAAACCGGCTTTGCCACCGCAGGCATCATTATCGGGTTTCTGGTTCCACCCATGAATTTTCTGGCAGTCATGGCCATGCTGCTGCCGATGAGATCTTCCGATCACACCATGGGTTCGGCTTTCTGGATGTACCAATTTGCGTTCAACCCGCTCATCATCTCATCTTTTCTCGGCATCGCCTGGAGCTATTTCGATTTGCCACTGCCTGCAGTTATCGACAGTTCCATGGACATTATAGCCGGTATGGCACTGCCTCTGGCCTTGATCGCCATTGGCGGTTCTTTCTCACCACAGCGGCTGAAGGGAGACATCGTAACGGCAAGCCTGGCCACCATCATGAAAATAATTGTCATGCCGCTGGTGGCGATCCCCCTGCTTCTCGCACTTGGAGTCACCGGCCAGGATCTCGGAGTAGGCATCATCCTGCTGGCCGCCCCCACCGCAACGGCCGCCTTTATCATGGCTCAACAGTTAAAGAGCGATGTGGAGTTAACCGGCACCATCATCATGCTCTCTTCGCTCTGCTCGGTGGCTACCTATACAGGACTGCTCTACCTGCTTTCAATACTAAATTTATAG